In a genomic window of Cytobacillus sp. FSL H8-0458:
- the metC gene encoding cystathionine beta-lyase: MSTNYTFQTKLLHNNQKFDPETGAVSVPIQHASTFHQKDIDAFGKYDYSRSLNPTREALEEVIAELEEGIRGFAFSSGMAAISTAFLLLSQGDHVVITEDVYGGTYRMTTEVLSRFGIEHTFVDMTNLEEVKEAIRPNTKVFYVETPSNPLLKVTDIQAISSLARQHGALTFVDNTFLTPALQKPLSLGADIVLHSATKFLSGHSDVVAGLAVVKDPELGARLAFLQNSFGAVLGVQDAWLVLRGIKTLQVRLDQSVRSAEKIARFLHDHPAVKKVHYPGFAEHPGYEIQKKQAVNAGAVLSFELEDEKSMRVFVENVKIPVFAVSLGAVESILSYPAKMSHAAIPPSEREQRGITDSLLRLSVGLESAEDIIEDFKAALSAAGQTKQSILQRG, from the coding sequence ATGAGTACGAATTACACATTCCAAACGAAATTGCTTCACAATAATCAAAAATTCGACCCGGAAACAGGAGCTGTCAGTGTACCGATCCAGCATGCCTCCACTTTCCATCAAAAAGATATTGATGCGTTCGGAAAATATGATTACAGCCGCAGCCTGAATCCAACAAGGGAAGCACTTGAGGAAGTCATCGCGGAGCTTGAAGAAGGTATTAGAGGGTTTGCCTTTTCTTCCGGAATGGCTGCCATTTCCACAGCATTCCTCCTTTTATCACAGGGAGATCATGTTGTCATTACAGAAGACGTTTATGGCGGAACCTATCGCATGACAACAGAGGTCCTATCCCGTTTTGGCATTGAGCATACATTTGTTGATATGACAAATCTTGAGGAAGTAAAAGAAGCAATCCGTCCCAACACGAAAGTTTTCTATGTAGAGACTCCTTCCAATCCGCTGCTGAAGGTGACAGATATCCAGGCCATCAGTTCACTGGCAAGACAGCATGGAGCCCTGACATTTGTGGATAACACATTCCTGACCCCTGCTCTTCAAAAACCGCTCTCTTTAGGGGCAGATATCGTGCTGCATAGCGCAACCAAATTTTTATCCGGACACAGTGACGTCGTTGCCGGCTTAGCTGTTGTGAAGGATCCTGAATTAGGAGCAAGACTGGCTTTTCTCCAAAATTCCTTTGGAGCTGTTCTGGGTGTACAGGATGCCTGGCTTGTCTTGAGAGGCATTAAAACGCTGCAGGTTAGGCTCGATCAGTCTGTGAGATCAGCTGAGAAGATTGCCCGTTTCCTTCATGATCACCCTGCAGTAAAGAAGGTTCATTATCCCGGTTTTGCTGAACATCCCGGCTATGAAATCCAGAAGAAGCAGGCTGTGAACGCAGGTGCTGTTCTTTCTTTTGAACTTGAAGATGAAAAGTCGATGAGAGTATTTGTGGAAAATGTTAAAATTCCTGTTTTTGCAGTAAGTCTCGGAGCAGTTGAATCCATCCTCTCCTACCCTGCCAAAATGTCGCACGCAGCCATTCCTCCATCTGAAAGAGAACAGCGCGGAATAACAGACAGTCTTCTCCGTCTTTCTGTTGGCCTGGAGAGCGCAGAGGATATTATAGAAGATTTCAAGGCAGCTTTATCTGCAGCCGGACAAACAAAGCAATCCATTTTACAGCGGGGGTGA
- a CDS encoding methionine biosynthesis PLP-dependent protein: MYNIDTKLAQIGNRSESATGAVNPPVYFSTAYRHEGIGQSTGFDYSRTGNPTRQLLEKAIADLEEGDQGYACSSGMAAILTILSLFKSGDEWIVSKDLYGGTYRLLEQGFKKWGLQSKYVNTSTPENVEELITEKTKAIFLETPTNPLMEETDIQLIADIAKRHNILLIVDNTFYTPLLQQPLKLGADIVIHSATKYLGGHNDVLAGLVVAKGKQLCEDLAMNHNAAGAVLSPFDSWLLIRGMKTLSLRMERHEKNARELAAFLSHHDAITDVLYPGKGGMISFRIQEESWVNPFLQSLSLISFAESLGGVESFITYPATQTHADIPEEIRIETGVCNRLLRFSVGIENAEDLKADLEHAFAKVLKEAVR; the protein is encoded by the coding sequence ATGTATAATATTGACACCAAATTAGCACAAATCGGAAACAGGAGCGAATCAGCAACAGGTGCAGTCAATCCGCCTGTATACTTTTCCACCGCCTACCGGCATGAAGGCATTGGTCAGTCAACTGGCTTTGACTATAGCCGAACAGGCAATCCTACCCGCCAGCTGCTTGAAAAAGCAATCGCCGATCTGGAAGAAGGCGATCAAGGCTATGCCTGCAGTTCTGGAATGGCTGCCATTCTTACGATTCTTTCCCTCTTTAAATCCGGAGATGAGTGGATTGTTTCCAAGGATTTATACGGCGGAACCTATCGTCTGCTTGAACAGGGCTTCAAAAAATGGGGACTGCAGAGCAAATATGTAAATACGAGCACTCCTGAAAATGTTGAAGAGCTAATCACTGAAAAAACGAAAGCAATATTTCTGGAGACTCCCACTAACCCGCTGATGGAAGAGACAGACATTCAGTTGATAGCTGACATCGCGAAACGGCATAATATCCTGCTGATCGTTGATAACACATTTTACACCCCCCTTCTTCAGCAGCCGTTAAAGCTTGGAGCTGATATTGTCATCCATAGTGCGACGAAGTATCTTGGAGGCCATAATGATGTCCTTGCCGGTTTAGTTGTCGCAAAAGGCAAACAGTTATGTGAGGATCTTGCCATGAACCACAATGCTGCAGGTGCAGTCCTTAGCCCATTTGATTCCTGGCTTTTGATCAGAGGCATGAAGACACTCTCTCTTCGCATGGAACGGCATGAAAAAAATGCCCGGGAGTTAGCGGCTTTCTTATCACACCATGATGCCATAACAGATGTTCTTTATCCAGGCAAGGGAGGAATGATATCTTTCCGGATCCAGGAAGAATCCTGGGTGAATCCTTTTCTGCAGAGCCTCTCCCTAATCTCCTTTGCTGAAAGCCTTGGTGGAGTCGAGAGTTTCATAACATATCCTGCAACACAAACGCATGCGGACATCCCTGAAGAGATCCGCATTGAAACCGGTGTCTGTAACAGGCTTCTGCGTTTCTCGGTTGGAATCGAAAATGCAGAAGATTTGAAGGCGGATCTTGAACATGCTTTTGCAAAGGTTTTAAAGGAGGCAGTACGATGA
- a CDS encoding H-type small acid-soluble spore protein — protein sequence MNIGRAKEIAESAEVHSVTLNGIPIIIQHVDEQTKTARIYTKANSEKEMDVPVNDLIEE from the coding sequence ATGAATATAGGCAGAGCAAAAGAGATTGCTGAGTCTGCTGAAGTGCACAGTGTCACTTTAAATGGCATACCGATCATCATTCAGCATGTAGATGAGCAGACTAAGACAGCACGCATTTACACAAAAGCAAATTCTGAAAAAGAAATGGATGTGCCGGTTAACGATTTGATTGAAGAATGA
- the sucA gene encoding 2-oxoglutarate dehydrogenase E1 component produces the protein MKKPFNGEGPFEQGFHGPNLGYVIELYERYLEDPSSIDPEMKEYFEKNGSPLASEGTAQIASSANQPMNAGQLEKTLAAIRLADNIRTYGHLAADIYPLGNNKSEAALFELSKYGLTENDLKEIPAGVITKDATYPLRNGLEAIEFLKSAYMGPIAFEFQHIFDENEKDWLRRKIGANSHKLSMQKAEKLKVLRRLTEVEEFEKFLHKTFVGQKRFSIEGLDTMVPLLDEIVSESVSDGAKTINIGMAHRGRLNVLAHVLGKPYEMIFAEFQHAPNKELVPSEGSIGINYGWTGDVKYHLGLDKQIKDENTTIARLTLANNPSHLEFVGSLVEGYTRASQDNRTKAGYPEVDPKAALSIIIHGDAAFPGQGIVAETLNLGQLTGYNTGGSIHIIANNTIGFTTESHDSRSTRYASDLAKGYEMPIMHVNADEPEAVVAAARIACEYRAKFQKDILIDLIGYRRFGHNEMDEPMTTNPLMYNIVRKRPTVKALYAEKLLNEKIISKEEAEGVHNEVLEKMKAAYEKVPKEKKEAELTDPPETVEKGLPKINTAVSIDKLKQINEELLKWPEDFKVFDKLGKILQRRLEALEGDGKIDWGLAETLAFATILSDGTPVRLTGQDSERGTFAQRNVVLHDHTTGKAYSPLHKLSTAKASFAVHNSPLSEAAVVGFEYGYNVFAPETLVLWEAQYGDFANAAQVMFDQFIAAGRAKWGQKSGLVMLLPHGYEGQGPEHSSARLERFLTLAAENNWTVANLSSSAQYFHILRRQAAILGKEEVRPLVIMSPKSLLRNPTVASNGLELSEGEFRSVIEQPGLGQNHEKVKRIILGTGKITIDLAENLKNYPDQDWFHILRVEEIYPFPMNQIKDILTRYPNVEEIVWIQEEPKNMGAWNFVEPRLKEIAGSHIDVSYIGRKRRSSPAEGDPTVHKKEQARIIDESLTRKQEGGN, from the coding sequence ATGAAAAAGCCATTTAATGGTGAGGGACCTTTTGAACAGGGATTTCATGGCCCAAACCTTGGCTACGTTATTGAACTTTATGAAAGATATTTAGAGGATCCATCATCGATTGATCCTGAAATGAAAGAGTACTTTGAAAAGAATGGTTCCCCGCTTGCGAGTGAAGGAACGGCACAAATCGCTTCATCAGCAAATCAGCCAATGAATGCCGGACAGCTTGAGAAAACACTTGCTGCTATTCGCCTAGCTGATAATATCCGCACATATGGCCACTTGGCTGCCGATATTTATCCGCTGGGTAACAATAAATCGGAAGCTGCTTTATTTGAACTGAGCAAATATGGCTTAACTGAAAATGACTTGAAAGAGATCCCTGCTGGTGTCATTACTAAAGATGCCACATATCCTTTACGCAACGGACTTGAAGCAATTGAATTCCTGAAGAGCGCTTATATGGGCCCCATTGCTTTTGAATTCCAGCATATATTTGATGAAAACGAAAAAGACTGGCTCCGCCGCAAAATAGGTGCGAACAGCCACAAGCTGTCAATGCAAAAGGCGGAAAAACTGAAAGTTTTAAGAAGACTGACTGAAGTTGAGGAATTTGAAAAGTTCCTTCATAAAACCTTCGTCGGACAAAAAAGATTCTCCATTGAGGGCCTTGATACAATGGTTCCTTTATTGGATGAAATTGTCTCTGAATCCGTTTCGGATGGAGCAAAAACAATTAACATCGGCATGGCCCACCGCGGAAGGTTAAATGTTCTTGCACATGTGCTTGGGAAGCCGTATGAAATGATTTTCGCGGAGTTCCAGCATGCGCCGAATAAAGAACTTGTTCCTTCTGAAGGATCCATCGGAATCAATTACGGCTGGACAGGCGACGTGAAATATCACCTTGGTCTGGATAAACAGATCAAAGATGAGAATACGACCATTGCCAGACTGACATTGGCTAACAATCCGAGCCATCTTGAATTTGTAGGTTCACTGGTTGAGGGCTACACGCGAGCTTCACAGGACAACAGAACAAAGGCCGGTTATCCTGAAGTAGATCCAAAAGCTGCTTTATCCATTATCATTCATGGAGACGCAGCATTCCCTGGTCAGGGAATTGTAGCAGAAACACTTAATCTCGGACAGCTGACTGGCTATAATACTGGCGGTTCGATCCATATCATTGCCAATAATACAATTGGTTTCACAACAGAATCACATGATTCACGCTCTACCAGATATGCAAGTGATCTGGCCAAAGGGTATGAAATGCCAATTATGCACGTTAATGCAGACGAACCTGAAGCAGTAGTTGCAGCGGCAAGGATTGCCTGCGAATATCGTGCTAAATTCCAGAAGGATATCCTCATCGACTTAATCGGATACCGCCGTTTTGGACATAACGAGATGGACGAGCCTATGACGACGAATCCTCTTATGTATAATATTGTACGCAAGCGGCCAACCGTGAAAGCGCTGTATGCTGAAAAGCTTTTAAATGAAAAGATCATCAGCAAAGAGGAAGCTGAAGGCGTCCATAATGAAGTACTGGAAAAAATGAAGGCAGCCTATGAAAAGGTGCCAAAAGAAAAGAAGGAAGCTGAGTTAACCGATCCTCCTGAAACTGTCGAAAAGGGTCTGCCAAAAATTAATACAGCCGTTTCAATTGATAAACTAAAGCAAATCAATGAAGAATTATTAAAATGGCCGGAGGATTTCAAAGTATTTGATAAACTCGGCAAAATTCTGCAGCGAAGATTGGAAGCGCTTGAAGGGGACGGCAAGATTGATTGGGGTCTCGCAGAAACACTGGCATTTGCAACCATCCTATCTGATGGTACACCTGTCAGACTGACTGGCCAGGATTCAGAGAGAGGAACATTTGCTCAAAGAAACGTTGTTCTGCATGATCATACAACAGGAAAAGCGTATTCACCTTTGCATAAGCTCTCAACTGCCAAGGCTTCATTCGCTGTCCATAATAGTCCATTATCTGAAGCCGCTGTTGTAGGCTTTGAATATGGATATAATGTATTTGCCCCGGAAACGCTTGTTTTATGGGAAGCTCAATATGGTGATTTTGCCAACGCAGCACAGGTAATGTTTGACCAGTTTATTGCTGCCGGCCGTGCAAAATGGGGCCAAAAATCTGGTCTAGTCATGCTCCTCCCACATGGTTATGAAGGACAGGGACCTGAACATTCAAGTGCGCGCCTGGAAAGATTTCTGACTCTTGCAGCTGAAAATAACTGGACAGTTGCCAATCTTTCTTCATCAGCACAGTACTTCCATATTTTAAGAAGGCAGGCTGCTATACTCGGAAAAGAGGAAGTTCGTCCGTTAGTGATCATGTCTCCGAAGAGTCTGCTGCGCAATCCGACTGTCGCTTCAAATGGACTGGAATTGAGCGAAGGAGAATTCCGATCGGTTATAGAACAGCCTGGTTTAGGTCAAAATCATGAAAAAGTGAAACGCATCATTCTTGGAACAGGAAAGATCACAATTGATTTAGCCGAAAACCTGAAAAACTATCCGGATCAGGATTGGTTCCATATTTTACGTGTGGAAGAAATCTATCCGTTCCCAATGAATCAGATTAAAGACATCTTAACACGTTATCCAAATGTGGAAGAAATTGTCTGGATTCAGGAAGAACCTAAAAATATGGGTGCGTGGAATTTCGTTGAACCTAGACTGAAAGAAATCGCAGGCAGCCATATCGATGTCAGCTACATCGGTAGAAAACGCCGATCAAGCCCGGCAGAAGGCGACCCGACTGTTCATAAGAAAGAACAAGCACGTATAATAGATGAATCACTAACTCGCAAGCAAGAAGGAGGAAATTAA
- the odhB gene encoding 2-oxoglutarate dehydrogenase complex dihydrolipoyllysine-residue succinyltransferase produces MAEIKVPELAESITEGTVAQWLKQPGDTVTKGDYVVELETDKVNVEIISEHSGVLQEIKAQEGDTVNVGETIAIVNESGEAAPAQDKAEEKPEAAKAEEPKTEEQPAQPAAEEKTGGQRPIASPAARKLAREKGIDLSQVPTADPLGRIRTQDVESFNPNQAKQQAQTPKPAAASKPAEQPSGGKEVERIKMSRRRQTIANRLVEVQQTAAMLTTFNEVDMTNVMNLRKKRKDKFFEENDVKLGFMSFFTKAVVAALKKNPYLNAEIQGNEIVLKKFYDIGIAVSAPEGLVVPVVRDADRKNFAEIEKDIMDLAVKARDNKLALSDLQGGSFTITNGGVFGSMMSTPILNGPQVGILGMHSIQLRPVAIDAERMENRPMMYIALSYDHRIVDGKEAVTFLKRVKELIEDPESLLFEA; encoded by the coding sequence GTGGCAGAAATCAAAGTTCCAGAATTGGCGGAATCCATTACAGAAGGTACGGTGGCACAGTGGCTGAAACAGCCTGGTGACACTGTTACTAAAGGTGACTATGTTGTCGAACTTGAAACGGACAAGGTAAATGTTGAAATTATTTCTGAACACAGCGGAGTTTTACAGGAAATCAAAGCCCAGGAAGGCGACACGGTTAACGTAGGTGAAACCATTGCTATCGTTAATGAAAGCGGAGAAGCTGCACCTGCACAGGATAAAGCGGAAGAAAAGCCTGAAGCAGCTAAAGCGGAAGAGCCAAAGACAGAGGAGCAGCCTGCACAGCCTGCTGCTGAAGAAAAAACTGGCGGGCAGCGTCCAATCGCTTCACCGGCAGCACGTAAACTGGCAAGAGAAAAAGGCATTGATCTAAGCCAGGTGCCGACAGCCGATCCACTGGGTCGAATCAGAACACAGGATGTTGAATCCTTTAATCCTAACCAGGCAAAACAGCAGGCTCAAACACCAAAACCGGCAGCAGCTTCCAAACCTGCTGAACAGCCGTCAGGCGGAAAAGAAGTGGAACGGATCAAAATGTCCCGCCGACGCCAGACAATTGCAAATCGCCTGGTAGAAGTTCAGCAAACGGCAGCCATGCTGACCACATTCAATGAAGTGGACATGACAAATGTAATGAACCTTCGCAAGAAGCGGAAAGATAAATTCTTTGAAGAAAATGATGTAAAGCTTGGCTTCATGTCATTCTTCACCAAAGCGGTCGTTGCAGCACTTAAGAAGAATCCTTACTTAAATGCTGAAATTCAAGGCAATGAAATCGTTCTGAAAAAATTCTATGATATTGGTATCGCTGTTTCAGCTCCTGAAGGTCTTGTCGTTCCGGTTGTCCGTGATGCAGACCGCAAAAACTTTGCGGAAATCGAAAAGGATATCATGGACCTTGCAGTGAAGGCAAGAGACAATAAGCTTGCTCTTTCAGATCTGCAGGGAGGAAGCTTCACCATCACAAATGGCGGTGTATTTGGCAGCATGATGTCTACGCCAATTCTGAACGGACCTCAGGTTGGTATCCTTGGAATGCACTCCATCCAGCTGCGCCCGGTTGCGATAGATGCTGAAAGAATGGAAAACCGTCCAATGATGTACATCGCACTATCTTATGACCACCGCATTGTTGACGGAAAGGAAGCTGTAACATTCCTGAAACGCGTCAAAGAACTGATTGAAGATCCGGAAAGCCTTCTTTTTGAAGCCTAA
- the sda gene encoding sporulation histidine kinase inhibitor Sda, producing the protein MKIMSNEQLVVSYRDALKSGSEKEWIRILKTEIQKRGLRPFKE; encoded by the coding sequence ATGAAAATTATGAGTAATGAGCAGCTGGTCGTCTCGTATCGTGATGCATTAAAGTCAGGGTCTGAAAAGGAATGGATTAGGATATTAAAAACGGAGATTCAAAAACGGGGCTTAAGACCGTTTAAAGAGTAA
- a CDS encoding VOC family protein, protein MNVTLDHIVHFIKAEPAAAAAKWRDQGYKAISGGSHENWGTYNSLLYIGHSYLEYLSIEKNHIASMSDNPLIKQLTEEIRLGEGIGQICFRTNNIEKLQSELTGKGFETFPIFDGSRKRADGSILSWKMLFIKENPDYIYPFFIDWGMEDDNRFEELEQLGLIDEKLATKEIAAVYIASKDFEKSAAAWQEIIPASGSDVYISNDGKEKRASILIGSVKIIFCQPLYENGRTMEVLRKRGEKPFAVQLAPSLEKELSLFEGLYF, encoded by the coding sequence ATGAATGTAACGCTTGATCATATTGTCCACTTTATAAAGGCTGAGCCGGCTGCTGCTGCTGCAAAATGGAGGGATCAAGGATATAAGGCAATATCAGGGGGGAGCCATGAAAACTGGGGAACATATAACAGCCTCTTGTACATTGGGCATTCATACCTTGAGTATTTATCAATTGAAAAGAATCATATTGCCTCAATGAGCGATAATCCGCTTATTAAACAGCTGACAGAAGAAATCCGACTTGGAGAAGGGATCGGCCAAATCTGCTTCCGAACCAATAATATTGAAAAGCTGCAGAGTGAATTAACGGGAAAGGGCTTTGAGACTTTTCCAATCTTTGATGGAAGCAGAAAGAGGGCTGATGGAAGCATCCTTTCCTGGAAAATGCTCTTCATAAAGGAAAATCCCGATTATATATACCCTTTCTTTATCGACTGGGGCATGGAAGACGATAATAGATTTGAAGAACTGGAACAACTTGGCCTAATCGATGAGAAGCTTGCCACTAAAGAAATTGCAGCAGTTTATATAGCTTCAAAAGACTTTGAAAAATCTGCGGCAGCATGGCAGGAAATCATTCCGGCTTCCGGGTCTGATGTTTACATTAGCAATGACGGAAAAGAAAAGAGAGCTTCCATTCTGATTGGTTCAGTTAAAATCATCTTTTGCCAGCCATTATACGAGAATGGAAGGACAATGGAGGTTCTTCGTAAAAGGGGGGAGAAGCCCTTTGCTGTTCAATTAGCGCCAAGCCTAGAAAAAGAACTATCACTATTTGAAGGTCTTTATTTTTAA